In Xanthomonas sp. SI, the following are encoded in one genomic region:
- a CDS encoding alpha/beta fold hydrolase, translated as METKLSSIDIAVDGDALSGTLLTPTNGMPGVLFVHGWGGNQHHNLVRAREAVGLGCVCLTFDLRGHEGMASMRETVTRAQNLDDIKAAYDRLVDSPQVDPESIAVVGLSYGGYLASLLTLERPVEWLALRSPALYKDAHWDGPKVALNRDPDLMPYRHRAVVPDDNIALAACQRFRGDVLLVEAEQDVIVPGQVLKNYAAAFSNARSLTSRVIKGADHALTRKEHQLEYTRYLVDWLTEMVVGRRVALAKNVVERRKQQLKSTQGDAATSPGQGSKEFHGRIEAKERTSDAPPSR; from the coding sequence ATGGAAACCAAGCTCTCCAGCATCGATATCGCGGTGGACGGCGACGCCTTGAGCGGTACCTTGCTGACGCCGACCAATGGCATGCCCGGCGTGCTGTTCGTGCATGGCTGGGGCGGCAACCAGCATCACAACCTGGTGCGTGCGCGCGAAGCGGTCGGCCTGGGCTGCGTGTGCCTGACCTTCGACCTGCGCGGCCACGAAGGCATGGCGTCGATGCGCGAGACGGTGACGCGCGCGCAGAATCTGGACGACATCAAGGCGGCCTACGACCGGCTGGTGGATTCGCCGCAGGTGGATCCGGAGTCGATCGCGGTGGTGGGCCTGAGCTACGGCGGCTACCTGGCCTCGCTGCTGACCCTGGAGCGGCCGGTGGAATGGCTGGCGCTGCGTTCGCCAGCGCTGTACAAGGATGCGCATTGGGACGGGCCGAAGGTGGCATTGAACCGCGATCCGGACTTGATGCCGTATCGGCATCGCGCCGTCGTGCCGGACGACAATATCGCGCTGGCCGCGTGCCAGCGCTTTCGCGGCGACGTGTTGCTGGTCGAGGCCGAGCAGGACGTGATCGTGCCCGGCCAGGTGCTCAAGAACTACGCCGCGGCCTTCTCGAATGCGCGTTCGCTGACCTCGCGGGTGATCAAGGGCGCCGACCACGCGCTGACCCGCAAGGAACATCAGCTCGAATACACCCGCTACCTGGTCGATTGGCTCACCGAGATGGTGGTCGGGCGCCGCGTGGCGCTGGCCAAGAACGTGGTCGAACGGCGCAAGCAGCAACTCAAGAGTACCCAGGGCGATGCGGCAACGTCGCCCGGGCAGGGCTCGAAAGAATTTCACGGCCGCATCGAGGCCAAGGAACGCACCTCCGACGCGCCGCCGTCGCGGTGA
- the dkgB gene encoding 2,5-didehydrogluconate reductase DkgB → MRIPAFGLGTFRLKDQVVVDSVRNALELGYRAVDTAQIYGNEAEVGQAIAASGVPRADLFVTTKVWTDNLSTDKLLPSLRQSLDKLRSDYVDLTLVHWPSPRDAVPMAEYLHALTDAKRQGLTRQIGLSNFTIALTEQAIAILGADAIATQQIEVHPYLQNRKLIGYLQQQGIHVTSYMTLAYGKVLQDPAIAAIAARHAATPAQVALAWALQQGYAVIPSSTKRENLASNLLAQSLRLEKEDMAQIATLDRGERLANPAGIAPDWD, encoded by the coding sequence ATGCGCATTCCCGCTTTCGGCCTGGGTACGTTCCGGCTCAAGGATCAGGTGGTCGTCGACTCGGTTCGCAACGCGCTCGAACTCGGCTACCGCGCCGTCGACACCGCGCAGATCTATGGCAACGAAGCCGAGGTCGGCCAGGCCATCGCCGCTTCCGGCGTGCCGCGCGCGGACCTGTTCGTCACCACCAAGGTGTGGACCGACAACCTGTCCACCGACAAGCTGCTGCCGAGCCTGCGGCAGAGCCTGGACAAGCTGCGCAGCGACTACGTGGACCTGACCCTGGTGCATTGGCCCTCGCCGCGCGATGCGGTGCCGATGGCCGAATATCTGCACGCCCTGACCGACGCCAAGCGGCAAGGCCTGACCCGGCAGATCGGCCTGTCCAACTTCACCATCGCGTTGACCGAGCAGGCGATCGCGATCCTCGGTGCCGACGCGATCGCCACGCAACAGATCGAAGTGCATCCCTATCTGCAGAATCGCAAGCTGATCGGCTACCTGCAGCAACAGGGCATCCACGTCACCTCGTACATGACCCTGGCCTACGGCAAGGTGCTGCAGGATCCGGCGATCGCCGCGATCGCCGCGCGCCATGCCGCCACGCCGGCGCAGGTGGCGTTGGCCTGGGCGCTGCAGCAGGGCTATGCGGTGATCCCGTCCTCGACCAAGCGCGAGAACCTGGCCAGCAATCTGCTCGCGCAGTCGCTGCGCCTGGAGAAGGAGGACATGGCGCAGATCGCCACACTGGACCGCGGCGAACGGCTGGCGAACCCGGCCGGTATCGCGCCGGACTGGGACTGA